The following proteins are co-located in the Dehalococcoidia bacterium genome:
- a CDS encoding CinA family protein, translating to MTTEAQQLASRVIALLSGRGLTLSVAESCTGGFISHLLTNVPGSSRCFLGGATAYHNRAKTALLGVPEDLLREHGSVSAEAALAMARGVRERLDADIAIGVTGIAGPGGGSPQKPPGTVYIALVVRDRLSHVRHERWEGDRQAYKEQTAARAFQVIEEYLD from the coding sequence GTGACAACGGAGGCTCAACAGCTGGCGTCGCGCGTGATCGCGCTGCTTTCCGGGCGTGGCCTCACTCTCTCCGTCGCCGAGTCCTGCACGGGCGGCTTCATCAGCCATCTTCTCACCAACGTGCCGGGCAGCTCGCGCTGCTTCCTGGGCGGCGCCACGGCCTATCACAACCGGGCGAAGACGGCGCTCCTCGGCGTTCCCGAGGACCTCCTGCGCGAGCACGGCAGCGTGAGCGCAGAGGCTGCTCTCGCCATGGCGCGCGGCGTGAGGGAGCGGCTGGACGCCGACATCGCCATTGGCGTCACGGGAATCGCGGGACCCGGTGGCGGCTCACCCCAGAAGCCGCCCGGCACCGTGTACATCGCCCTGGTCGTGCGCGACCGCCTCTCGCATGTGCGCCACGAACGCTGGGAAGGCGACCGCCAGGCCTACAAGGAGCAGACAGCGGCCCGTGCCTTTCAGGTCATCGAGGAGTATCTCGACTAG
- the prfA gene encoding peptide chain release factor 1, with protein MLDKLKAIEERFDAITEEMARPDVVGDYQRLQALAKERAALEDVVSLYREYRRVTDEIEDARSLLHEGSDPEIARLAKEEIEALEDKQARLEEQIKLALLPRDPHDDRDVIVEVRAGTGGEEAGLFAGDLFRMYSRYAERKGWGVEVLSASESEKGGFKEIIFEVHGKGAYSRLKYESGVHRVQRVPVTEAQGRIHTSAATVAVLPQAEDIEVDVDEKDLKWDIFHSGGAGGQNVNKVATAVRVTHLPTGMVVQCQDERSQLKNKTKALMILKSRLLQMREEEQAAQLSESRRLQVGGGDRSEKIRTYNFQQDRVTDHRVGFTRHNLQAFLDGEIDDVIDAVATADQAQRLEESLV; from the coding sequence ATGCTGGACAAACTGAAGGCTATCGAAGAGCGGTTCGACGCCATTACGGAAGAGATGGCGCGGCCGGACGTGGTGGGCGACTACCAGCGCCTGCAGGCGCTGGCGAAGGAGCGCGCCGCCCTGGAGGACGTCGTGTCCCTGTACCGCGAATACCGGCGCGTGACGGATGAGATCGAGGACGCGCGCTCTCTCCTCCACGAGGGCTCCGATCCTGAGATCGCGCGCCTGGCGAAAGAGGAGATCGAGGCCCTCGAAGACAAGCAGGCGCGCCTGGAGGAGCAGATCAAGCTCGCCCTGCTGCCCAGGGACCCGCATGACGACCGCGACGTGATCGTGGAAGTGCGCGCGGGGACGGGCGGCGAGGAGGCGGGGCTCTTCGCCGGCGACCTCTTCCGCATGTACTCGCGTTACGCCGAGCGCAAGGGCTGGGGCGTGGAGGTCCTGTCGGCGAGCGAGAGCGAAAAGGGTGGCTTCAAGGAGATCATCTTCGAGGTGCACGGCAAGGGGGCGTACTCGCGCCTGAAGTACGAGAGCGGCGTCCACCGCGTCCAGCGCGTGCCGGTGACGGAGGCGCAGGGCCGCATCCACACGAGCGCGGCCACGGTCGCCGTCCTGCCGCAGGCCGAGGACATCGAGGTCGATGTCGACGAGAAGGACCTGAAGTGGGACATCTTCCACTCGGGTGGGGCCGGCGGCCAGAACGTGAACAAGGTGGCCACTGCCGTGCGCGTTACGCATTTGCCGACCGGGATGGTCGTGCAGTGCCAGGACGAACGCTCGCAGCTGAAGAACAAGACGAAGGCGCTGATGATCCTCAAGTCGCGTCTGCTGCAAATGCGCGAGGAGGAGCAGGCGGCCCAGCTCTCGGAGAGCCGTCGGCTGCAGGTCGGGGGCGGGGACCGCTCCGAGAAGATCCGCACCTACAACTTCCAGCAAGACCGCGTCACCGACCACCGCGTAGGGTTCACGCGCCACAACCTGCAAGCCTTCCTGGACGGCGAGATTGACGACGTCATTGACGCCGTTGCGACGGCGGACCAGGCGCAGCGCCTGGAAGAGTCCCTCGTTTGA